The segment ATTTCGATGAATATTAATTATTTTTAAATTTTTAATTTTTAGATTTTCCCAGAATTTATAAAACCATATGCCATCATGTGCATCGAGAAGCATATGTGTATTGATTTTTTCATGATGAGCTAAAACATTTGGTCCTCTCCTTAAAAAAATCCTTTTTTTATATAACTTTGGGCTTTTCGATTGATATACACTTGTTTCGTCTTCTTCTCTAAAATTCATATTTCTGCCAATTAACTGCTCATAGTAACTTAAATCTAATATATGCTGACCCATGAATCTTGCACTTTCTGAACTAATTTTATTAAAGTTATATAAAATTGAAAGTTGATCTAAATAATAAATTTTTCTTAACATCTCTACATTTGTGAGACTTGCAATAATTGGAGAAACCATACTCTTGCCTGAGGTATGAGTTCCTGTCACTAAAATTAAATTTTTTAAAAAATTTTTTTTTATAAATTTCATTTTTTTTTATATAATTTTTCCAACTTTATTAATTTTTGTTTATATTTATCGCTGATATTGTGAATGATCTTATCTCTTCTATTTTTGCGAATCGAAAATAGATTATCTCTATTACCATTTTGTTTTTTTATTTCTAGTTGAGTAAAACTACTTTTTTTTAAATTTAAGAATTTCTCAATTTTGTTAATTTCAATATCTGTATCTTGAACTAAAGTTTCAAATTTTAAAAGTAAAAGATTTTTTTTATATTTTTTTTTATATTTTAAATAATTCGTTTTTTGAATATTATATAATTTATCTAATAAAAAAATTGTTTTTTCATATACATTGTTCAATTTAGCGAATTCATTTTCGTGTCCCTTACACCAGAATGGATATGAAAATTTTTTTTTATAGTTAAAGGCTAACGTGCAATTTCTTGGGTTTGAATAAAATTGACCATAATATTTTTTTTCTTTCCATTCAAAAATTAAATCAACTGGATGTCTTTCTATAAAGATAACTTTTGATTTTTCAAAGGATTTAAAAATAAAGTTAGGATTTATCAATATATCATGGAACATTATTGGATAATAATTTTGACTTTTTCTAATATCTTTTATTTTTAAATCACCTTCTATTATAGATTTTTCTCTCTGAAGGTAAATTTTTGAATTTCTATATCTATCTATTGAAGTATAATCGAATTTTCTTCTATTTAAATCTCTTCCAATATTAAGATTATAGATTTTCTCGTTAAAAATGTGCTTAAACAAATAATATGCACTTTCATTACTTAACATTTTTAAATAATTTAAATAATAAATATTTTCAGCAGCTGAATTATAAATAAACATTTCTGTTTTATTAAATGTAGAAACAATTGGGCATAAAAAACTTTTCCCACTTCTTGTAACACCACCTATAAATATTAGTTTGCTAGTTAAAATATTGATTAAAGGGTCATTTTTTTTTTGCATAAATTTCGGCTTCTTTCCAATCTCTATTATTATCAATATCAACTGATTTTGTGCGTGGTAACAGTAATATATTTGAATTTTTTATAAAAACACTACTTTCTTTTTTCCATAATTTTTTTGTTCCCCAATAAAATTGGCCTGCATCAATATATGTATTTGGTAAATCTTGAGTTCTAGTATTTTTGAAATCAGCTTGAATCAAATTAAGCTTTTTTTGTTTAAAATAAAAAGCTCTAAGATTAGATCTTGGAAGTTTATTGCCAGCAAATATAAACCCTTTTAAATTAGATTTTTTTAAAAATTTAAGACCCTCTGATAGATATTTAGCTCTTAAAAATGGTGTTGCAGGAAAAATACAACAAACATTATTAAATTTAAATTTTCTATTTTCTAAATTTTTTATTTCAAATTTTATTACGTCCATAATTGTTGTGTGTGCATCGGATAATTTTGAAGGTCTAGGATATAGAACTTTTGCACCGTATTTAATTGCGTATTGAGCAATTTTTTTGGAGTCAGTTGATACAAAAATATCTTTGAATAGTTTTGATTTTAAAGCTGTTTTTATTGACCAAAAGATAATTGGTTTTCCATTAAATATTTTAATATTTTTATTTTTTATTCTCTGACTATTTTTTCTTGCAGGTATTATAGCTATATTCATCTATAGCTTCTTATTTGGTTTTGATAAAAAAACAAAATTATCTGAAATTTTTATCAAAAAAATAAATATCTTTTTATCTAACAAATACTGTAAAATTTTATTTAAAGTTTTTTTTATTATACTATTTTCATTTTCAGACGCGTACAAAAATGGTCCTCCATAAAACTTGGTTACCCGAAAATCGTTATCTTCGATTGTTCTTTTTAATGTGGAGAAAGAAAAAATTCTTTTATGAATTTTATATTTCCAACTATTAGATTTTTGATTCATAAATTTTGAATTAAAAAATTTATTATTTTCATATTTTAAAAAATATTTTTTTATTTTTGACTCAAAAATTATATCTTTAAAAGATAAAGAATAAGAATAAATATATTGTTCATTTGTAAAATACCAAATTATACATTTGAGCAATTTTCTAAAACTTACTAAATCATTAAGTGTAAACATGTTTCCTTGACCAATAATATAGTGACCATCATGTTTTAAAACTCTCTTAACTTCTAAAAAATTATTTGAAAGTTTTCCAGCATAGTGAATGGCTCCACAAATTATTACTAGATCAAAAAAATTATCCTCAAAATGAAACTTTTCCTCCAAGCTTCCTTGATAAAAATAAGCCTGATCATTTTTAATATAGTAAGAATAATTCTTTTTTGCATTCTCATACAGATGTTCAGAGATATCGACACCATAATATTTAAACCCTCTTTCTAAAATTTTTCCAGCAGTTTCAGCGCCTCCATATCCAAGCTCTAAAATTCTCGAGCTTTTTGGTAAATTAAGTTCATCTAATAATTTGAGAGTCTTTTCTTGTCTAATCCAGTAGTGTAAATGAGTATCAAAATCAGATTTATAAGTTTGTCCATGCCACTTTTGTTTTGTGTGTTCTGAATTCCACCAAGATTTTACTGCTTCTTTATGTTTGCTAAGAGAAGAGGTTTCTAAATCATCCATAGAGTTTGAGAATTAAATTTATTGTTTTAAAATATAATAAATATATATATATTTTAAAATATCATTAATGTTAACTAATTTTTGTTATGAAATCAAAAGGTATAGAAATTATCAAAGTAAATACTGCCTATGATGATAGAGGTGATATTGTATATTGTAACGAATTTAACTTCAT is part of the Candidatus Pelagibacter sp. HTCC7211 genome and harbors:
- a CDS encoding sulfotransferase domain-containing protein, with product MQKKNDPLINILTSKLIFIGGVTRSGKSFLCPIVSTFNKTEMFIYNSAAENIYYLNYLKMLSNESAYYLFKHIFNEKIYNLNIGRDLNRRKFDYTSIDRYRNSKIYLQREKSIIEGDLKIKDIRKSQNYYPIMFHDILINPNFIFKSFEKSKVIFIERHPVDLIFEWKEKKYYGQFYSNPRNCTLAFNYKKKFSYPFWCKGHENEFAKLNNVYEKTIFLLDKLYNIQKTNYLKYKKKYKKNLLLLKFETLVQDTDIEINKIEKFLNLKKSSFTQLEIKKQNGNRDNLFSIRKNRRDKIIHNISDKYKQKLIKLEKLYKKK
- a CDS encoding sulfotransferase family protein, producing MKFIKKNFLKNLILVTGTHTSGKSMVSPIIASLTNVEMLRKIYYLDQLSILYNFNKISSESARFMGQHILDLSYYEQLIGRNMNFREEDETSVYQSKSPKLYKKRIFLRRGPNVLAHHEKINTHMLLDAHDGIWFYKFWENLKIKNLKIINIHRNPIDIVNSWINSDLGLVEKQILCQIPLLLKNKIVKPFYFY
- the pseF gene encoding pseudaminic acid cytidylyltransferase — encoded protein: MNIAIIPARKNSQRIKNKNIKIFNGKPIIFWSIKTALKSKLFKDIFVSTDSKKIAQYAIKYGAKVLYPRPSKLSDAHTTIMDVIKFEIKNLENRKFKFNNVCCIFPATPFLRAKYLSEGLKFLKKSNLKGFIFAGNKLPRSNLRAFYFKQKKLNLIQADFKNTRTQDLPNTYIDAGQFYWGTKKLWKKESSVFIKNSNILLLPRTKSVDIDNNRDWKEAEIYAKKK
- a CDS encoding class I SAM-dependent methyltransferase, with the translated sequence MDDLETSSLSKHKEAVKSWWNSEHTKQKWHGQTYKSDFDTHLHYWIRQEKTLKLLDELNLPKSSRILELGYGGAETAGKILERGFKYYGVDISEHLYENAKKNYSYYIKNDQAYFYQGSLEEKFHFEDNFFDLVIICGAIHYAGKLSNNFLEVKRVLKHDGHYIIGQGNMFTLNDLVSFRKLLKCIIWYFTNEQYIYSYSLSFKDIIFESKIKKYFLKYENNKFFNSKFMNQKSNSWKYKIHKRIFSFSTLKRTIEDNDFRVTKFYGGPFLYASENENSIIKKTLNKILQYLLDKKIFIFLIKISDNFVFLSKPNKKL